The nucleotide window CTGCGGCGTCTGGGAGGTCCACTTCCCGGACGGCCTCAAGCGCGACCGCGAATTCATCGAAAGCGCCGAATACGCCGACTACTGCCGCAACGCCGCCGTCCATCCCGGCCGCAAGCAAGCCCGCGGACAGCATCTGGGCTTCTACACCGAGTTCCCCACCGAAAAGAACCATCAGGTGCTGCTGAAGGTCGGCCTGTCGTTCGTCGATCTGGCGGGTGCACGCAACAACCTGCGAACCGAGCTCGATCATTGGGACTTCGACCGCGTCCGCCGCGAACTGGCCGAGCAGTGGGGCCGCGAACTCTCTGGCCTGCACGTTAAAACCGCATCCGAACACGACAAATCCGTCGCCGCCACCGCCGTCTATCACACCCGGCTGGACCCGCGCCGCATCGACGACGCCGACGGGCGTTTCGTCGACGGCAAAGGCCGCGTCAGAACCGTCTCGACCTTCAAGCCGCGAACCGTCTTCAGCGGATGGGACGCCTTCCGAAGCTACTTCCC belongs to Phycisphaerae bacterium and includes:
- a CDS encoding glycoside hydrolase family 92 protein, which gives rise to CGVWEVHFPDGLKRDREFIESAEYADYCRNAAVHPGRKQARGQHLGFYTEFPTEKNHQVLLKVGLSFVDLAGARNNLRTELDHWDFDRVRRELAEQWGRELSGLHVKTASEHDKSVAATAVYHTRLDPRRIDDADGRFVDGKGRVRTVSTFKPRTVFSGWDAFRSYFPLMTLMDPQLVNDQVATLLDVVKTTNSGLPKWELMGVDIGCMVGDPAVGTIVDAYLKGIRDYDVELAYQLCLETAFGPRTHRDDWQRYHKLG